One Paraburkholderia kururiensis DNA window includes the following coding sequences:
- a CDS encoding isocitrate lyase/PEP mutase family protein has translation MTTEATGPSEDGAASRPAHLSAHDSVTQAEKGRRLRALHEAPGAFVIPNPWDVGSARLLAVTGFKALATSSAGYAFSRGVPDSAVGRDPMLVHLAEIAAATDLPVSADLENGFGDAPETAAQTIRLAAGAGVVGGSIEDATGRADDPIYPFDLAVERVRAAVEAARALPFPFTLTARAENHLHGRDDLRDTIRRLQAYEEAGADVLYAPGLRSREDIATVVGALGRPVNVLMGLQGAVLSVAELEGLGVKRISVGGSLARAAYGAFLRAAREMHERGTFTYAADAVSHAEISALLSGAPREAPPD, from the coding sequence ATGACGACCGAGGCAACCGGACCTTCGGAAGACGGGGCCGCGAGCCGCCCCGCTCATCTATCGGCACACGACTCCGTCACCCAGGCGGAAAAAGGCCGGCGCCTGCGCGCCCTGCATGAAGCGCCGGGCGCGTTCGTGATCCCAAATCCCTGGGACGTCGGCTCAGCACGGCTGCTGGCCGTGACGGGCTTCAAGGCGCTCGCCACCAGCAGCGCCGGCTACGCGTTTTCGCGCGGCGTGCCCGACAGCGCCGTAGGCCGCGACCCGATGCTGGTGCACCTCGCGGAAATTGCCGCGGCCACGGATCTTCCCGTGAGCGCCGACCTCGAGAACGGTTTCGGCGATGCGCCCGAAACGGCGGCGCAGACCATTCGCCTCGCGGCCGGCGCCGGCGTGGTGGGCGGCTCGATCGAAGACGCCACCGGCCGTGCCGACGATCCCATCTACCCGTTCGACCTCGCCGTCGAGCGCGTGCGCGCGGCCGTCGAGGCGGCGCGCGCCTTGCCGTTCCCGTTCACCTTGACGGCGCGCGCCGAAAATCATCTGCATGGCCGCGACGATCTGCGCGACACGATTCGCCGCCTTCAGGCCTACGAGGAAGCCGGCGCCGACGTGCTCTACGCGCCGGGCCTGCGCTCGCGCGAGGACATTGCGACGGTAGTGGGCGCGCTCGGCCGGCCCGTCAACGTGTTGATGGGACTGCAGGGCGCCGTGCTCAGCGTCGCCGAACTGGAGGGCCTGGGCGTGAAGCGGATCAGCGTGGGCGGGTCGCTTGCACGCGCGGCATACGGCGCGTTCCTGCGCGCCGCGCGCGAGATGCACGAACGCGGCACGTTCACCTACGCAGCGGATGCGGTGAGCCACGCCGAAATCAGCGCGCTGCTGTCGGGCGCGCCGCGGGAGGCGCCGCCGGACTGA
- a CDS encoding YodC family protein: protein MSSATLIDMQQEQNIGIGDVVALRSGGPRMTVTYVGPVGFASGDWLVCQWFDEQGELRQDMFAQDRVRLEPRSIPPGSVQMQQYFGIATVGRL, encoded by the coding sequence ATGTCCAGCGCAACCCTGATCGACATGCAGCAGGAGCAGAACATCGGCATCGGCGACGTGGTCGCGCTCAGATCGGGCGGCCCGCGCATGACGGTGACGTACGTGGGACCGGTGGGATTCGCGAGCGGCGACTGGCTCGTGTGCCAGTGGTTCGACGAGCAGGGCGAGTTGCGGCAGGACATGTTCGCGCAGGACCGCGTGCGGCTCGAGCCGCGCTCCATTCCGCCCGGCTCGGTGCAGATGCAACAGTATTTCGGCATCGCGACGGTGGGACGCCTGTGA